A genome region from Bradyrhizobium sp. WSM1417 includes the following:
- the meaB gene encoding methylmalonyl Co-A mutase-associated GTPase MeaB → MVEKKPSLDIKSLAHDLRAGSRAALARAITLVESRRSDHQALARELVQMLLSDTGRAVRVGITGSPGVGKSTTIDALGTHLIEQGHKVAVLAVDPSSARSGGSILGDKTRMARLSASDDAFIRPSPASGTLGGVAAKTREAMLLCEAAGFDVVLVETVGIGQSETAVCDMTDFFLALMLPGGGDELQGIKKGLVELADMIAINKADGDNLKRANITAADYRGALHILTPRSEHWHPPVETYSALTGDGVAKIWQKVLDHRKAMNASGDFAARRREQQVKWMWSMLEQRMLARLRSEASVRTKVRKIETEVADGHLTPALAAEKILELLQ, encoded by the coding sequence ATGGTTGAGAAAAAGCCTTCACTGGACATCAAATCCCTCGCCCATGACCTCCGCGCCGGCAGCCGCGCGGCGCTGGCGCGGGCCATCACGCTGGTCGAGAGCCGGCGCAGCGACCATCAGGCGCTGGCGCGCGAGCTGGTGCAAATGCTCTTGTCCGATACTGGCAGGGCGGTCCGCGTCGGCATCACCGGCTCGCCCGGCGTCGGCAAATCCACCACCATCGACGCGCTCGGCACCCATCTCATCGAGCAAGGCCACAAGGTCGCGGTGCTCGCGGTCGATCCGTCCTCGGCGCGGAGCGGTGGCTCGATCCTCGGCGACAAGACGCGGATGGCCCGGCTCTCGGCGTCCGACGACGCCTTCATCCGGCCCTCGCCGGCCTCGGGCACGCTCGGCGGCGTCGCGGCCAAGACACGCGAGGCGATGCTGCTGTGCGAGGCGGCCGGCTTCGACGTCGTGCTGGTGGAGACTGTCGGCATCGGCCAGTCCGAGACCGCAGTCTGCGACATGACCGATTTCTTCCTCGCCCTGATGCTGCCGGGGGGCGGCGACGAGCTCCAAGGGATCAAGAAGGGCCTGGTCGAGCTCGCCGACATGATCGCGATCAACAAGGCCGATGGCGACAATCTCAAGCGCGCCAACATCACCGCCGCCGATTATCGCGGCGCGCTGCATATCCTGACGCCACGCTCCGAGCACTGGCATCCGCCGGTCGAGACCTATTCGGCGCTGACCGGCGACGGCGTCGCGAAGATCTGGCAGAAGGTCCTCGATCACCGCAAGGCGATGAATGCATCCGGCGATTTCGCCGCACGGCGGCGCGAGCAGCAGGTGAAATGGATGTGGTCGATGCTGGAGCAGCGCATGCTGGCGCGCTTGCGCAGCGAGGCGTCGGTTCGCACCAAGGTCCGGAAGATCGAGACTGAGGTGGCCGACGGCCATCTCACACCGGCGCTCGCCGCCGAAAAGATCTTGGAGTTGCTGCAATGA
- a CDS encoding TIGR03809 family protein, translating into MTHRQEAIRDVAIGRDVAARWCALAEQRLVHLSEMFETGRWRRYHSEIAFLENIQEAKLAVQTWRALATGADVATAAASVSPAFGWSPATMPRMFPREPQAQTVQPKAVHIAPETAVPVRLDPNPGVLAEITEAPTARVAAPAEMAPLQVPAAMAPPTAPVTMTGPKMPAATAAPKALAAMAALLPQFSPPAAEIVAAPERLVEFTFSLDGLEAKYPLLRNAF; encoded by the coding sequence ATGACACATCGCCAAGAGGCTATTCGCGACGTTGCCATTGGCCGCGACGTTGCGGCACGCTGGTGCGCTCTCGCCGAGCAGCGGCTGGTGCATCTCTCCGAGATGTTCGAGACCGGGCGCTGGCGCCGCTATCACTCCGAGATCGCATTTCTCGAAAACATTCAGGAAGCCAAGCTCGCCGTCCAGACCTGGCGCGCGCTTGCCACCGGCGCTGATGTCGCCACGGCGGCTGCGAGCGTGTCGCCCGCATTCGGCTGGTCGCCGGCGACAATGCCCCGCATGTTTCCGCGCGAGCCCCAGGCGCAGACCGTGCAACCGAAGGCCGTGCACATCGCCCCGGAGACCGCCGTCCCGGTCAGGCTCGATCCGAATCCGGGCGTTCTCGCCGAAATCACCGAAGCCCCGACCGCGCGGGTCGCCGCGCCTGCCGAGATGGCGCCGCTCCAAGTGCCGGCTGCCATGGCGCCGCCCACCGCGCCCGTCACGATGACGGGGCCCAAGATGCCGGCCGCGACGGCAGCGCCCAAGGCGCTGGCTGCGATGGCGGCGCTTCTGCCGCAGTTCTCTCCGCCGGCAGCCGAAATTGTCGCAGCCCCCGAACGCCTGGTTGAGTTCACCTTCAGCCTCGACGGCCTCGAAGCGAAATACCCGCTGCTGCGGAACGCGTTCTAG
- a CDS encoding pyroglutamyl-peptidase I, translating into MSDKLRILLTGFGPFPGAPYNPTQPLVARLAQLRRPALDDAAISSHIFPVTYAAVDRQLPEVLAKEKPDALLMFGLAARTPYLRIESRARNAVTMLWPDAANSRSSKRGIAGNADAITFGPHTARLLRAARLTGIDARPSRDAGAYLCNYLSWRAIENVRGGGPKLAAFIHIPLLARSGAVRRKGAPRITLEELVDAGEAMLMEMVQLARKARNTTA; encoded by the coding sequence ATGAGCGACAAGCTCCGCATTCTCCTCACCGGCTTCGGCCCGTTTCCCGGCGCGCCCTACAATCCGACCCAGCCGCTGGTCGCCCGGCTGGCGCAATTGCGCCGTCCCGCACTCGACGATGCCGCGATCTCCAGCCACATCTTCCCGGTCACCTATGCCGCGGTGGACCGGCAATTGCCGGAGGTGCTTGCGAAAGAGAAGCCCGATGCGCTGCTGATGTTCGGCCTCGCCGCACGCACGCCCTATCTGCGCATCGAGAGCCGCGCGCGCAACGCCGTCACCATGCTGTGGCCCGATGCCGCCAACAGCCGATCGAGCAAGCGCGGCATCGCCGGCAATGCGGACGCGATAACGTTCGGCCCGCACACCGCAAGGCTGCTGCGCGCCGCCCGCCTCACCGGCATCGACGCGCGCCCCTCGCGTGATGCCGGCGCCTATCTCTGCAATTACCTGAGCTGGCGCGCGATCGAAAACGTCAGGGGCGGCGGGCCAAAGCTCGCCGCGTTCATCCATATTCCCCTGCTCGCGCGCAGTGGCGCCGTGCGCCGCAAGGGCGCGCCGCGGATCACGCTGGAGGAACTGGTGGACGCCGGGGAAGCGATGCTGATGGAGATGGTGCAGTTGGCACGGAAGGCTCGGAACACGACTGCGTAA
- a CDS encoding S8 family serine peptidase, producing MTRKFESGVRAGACASSVGAALLLAACLGVEVAQAQAIMRTPTISVPSRMPTVSPGIAARVSPGVTARAVAVGRGPGPIVTTRISARMGPTPVLPYARYSPNLYPACTAPDRDAAGECLAQQNAGGDGSGKSGKKTAAKGRGNNTPVAADLRTFAGEFVAEIDGGLSLSQADELARRHGLTRVSSENFPLIGATFGLFRITDGRPSATVRREFAADGSVRSVQPNFRYLLQDQKSSVPTEGDPAQYALAKLRLPQAHTLAHGANVTVAVIDSGIDVQHPELANSIADNFDALGIAEGPHIHGTGIAGAIVAHAKLMGSAPEARLIAIRAFGGTTGGAESSSYIILRSLNYAAEHGAQIVNMSFAGPKDAVIERAIAATAARGLVLIAAAGNAGAKSPPLYPAANPNVIAVSATDQQDRLFTASNRGNYIAVAAPGVDIFLPAPDGKYQMTSGTSFSAAYVSGVAALLLERNYALKPEALRTTLAKTARDLGSPGRDDLFGDGEADAFAAVMAVPAAGATPVAAASGTTKREDIGKRRDEPGVRALEQPSLSSTEDKATVSQADRPATR from the coding sequence ATGACGCGCAAGTTTGAAAGTGGAGTAAGAGCGGGGGCCTGCGCTTCGTCGGTCGGAGCCGCGCTTCTGCTCGCCGCCTGTCTCGGCGTCGAGGTCGCGCAGGCGCAGGCGATCATGCGCACGCCGACGATCAGCGTCCCCTCCCGAATGCCGACCGTTTCTCCTGGCATCGCCGCACGCGTCAGTCCGGGCGTTACCGCCAGAGCGGTGGCCGTCGGTCGCGGTCCCGGCCCGATCGTGACCACGAGGATTTCGGCGCGGATGGGGCCGACGCCGGTGCTGCCTTATGCGCGCTACTCCCCGAACCTCTATCCCGCCTGTACTGCGCCCGATCGCGACGCCGCCGGCGAATGCCTGGCGCAGCAGAACGCAGGCGGCGATGGCTCGGGCAAGTCGGGCAAGAAGACCGCCGCAAAGGGGCGCGGCAACAACACGCCCGTCGCCGCGGATTTGCGCACCTTCGCCGGCGAATTCGTCGCCGAGATCGACGGCGGGCTGTCGTTGAGCCAAGCCGACGAGCTTGCGCGTCGCCATGGCCTGACCCGCGTGTCCTCCGAGAATTTTCCGCTGATCGGGGCAACGTTCGGATTGTTCCGCATCACCGACGGCCGACCCTCCGCGACGGTGCGGCGTGAATTCGCGGCGGACGGCAGCGTGCGCTCGGTCCAGCCGAACTTCCGCTACCTGCTTCAGGACCAGAAATCGTCGGTGCCGACCGAGGGGGATCCCGCGCAATATGCGCTGGCCAAGCTCCGCCTGCCGCAGGCACATACTCTCGCGCATGGCGCCAATGTGACGGTCGCCGTGATCGACTCCGGCATCGACGTCCAACATCCCGAACTTGCCAACTCCATTGCCGACAATTTCGATGCGCTCGGCATTGCCGAGGGCCCGCACATTCACGGCACCGGCATTGCCGGCGCCATCGTGGCGCATGCCAAGCTGATGGGCAGCGCGCCCGAGGCGCGCCTCATCGCCATCCGCGCCTTCGGCGGCACCACCGGCGGGGCCGAGAGCTCGTCCTACATCATCCTGCGCTCGCTGAATTATGCCGCCGAGCACGGGGCGCAGATCGTCAACATGAGCTTTGCCGGTCCGAAAGATGCGGTGATCGAGCGGGCCATCGCGGCGACCGCCGCGCGTGGCCTAGTGCTGATCGCGGCCGCCGGCAATGCCGGCGCGAAGTCGCCGCCGCTCTATCCGGCCGCCAATCCCAACGTGATCGCGGTTAGCGCGACCGACCAGCAGGACAGGCTGTTCACCGCCTCCAACCGCGGCAACTACATCGCGGTCGCGGCCCCCGGCGTCGATATCTTCCTGCCGGCGCCTGACGGCAAATACCAGATGACGTCGGGCACCTCATTCTCGGCCGCCTATGTCTCCGGCGTCGCGGCGCTGCTGCTCGAGCGCAATTACGCCCTGAAGCCGGAAGCGCTGCGCACGACGCTGGCGAAGACGGCGCGCGACCTCGGTTCACCCGGCCGTGATGATCTGTTCGGCGACGGTGAGGCCGACGCGTTTGCCGCGGTCATGGCCGTTCCTGCCGCCGGCGCGACGCCGGTCGCGGCCGCCTCCGGTACAACAAAACGTGAAGATATCGGGAAGCGTCGCGACGAGCCTGGCGTCCGCGCATTAGAGCAACCTTCGTTGTCGAGCACCGAGGATAAAGCCACGGTTTCTCAAGCGGATAGACCGGCGACGCGATAG
- a CDS encoding TIGR03808 family TAT-translocated repetitive protein, which yields MDLNRRHLIGASTAGIAGALAIPADAARAAPLTSLLGRDATQYGVRPGSSEDQTRALQRAIDEAARAQMPLALPPGIYRTGLLRLPNGAQLIGVRGATKFVFTGGASAIQSDGSDAIGISGITFDGSGIPLPTRRGLIQILGGRDVRITDCAITGSGGSGIWLEQVSGDISGNIFTNIAVTAVVSFDARGLSVSHNTITGTNDNGIEILRTAIGDDGTLVTDNRIEDIKAGPGGSGQYGNAINAFRAGNVIVRGNRIKNCDYSAVRGNSASNIHITGNSVSDVREVALYSEFAFEAAVIANNIVDGAAVGVSVCNFNEGGRIAVVQGNIIRNLIPKRPIGTAPDDDAGIGIYIEADSSVTGNVIENAPSYGIVAGWGKYLRDVAITGNVIRKALAGVGVSVVPGAGTALVNNNMISETPRGAVVGLDHARAVTSDLSADGAQRFAQLVVGGNAVRR from the coding sequence ATGGACCTCAATCGCCGCCATCTCATCGGAGCTTCGACCGCAGGCATCGCCGGCGCGCTCGCGATACCCGCCGACGCCGCGCGTGCGGCGCCGCTGACGTCGCTGCTCGGCCGAGATGCCACGCAATATGGCGTGCGGCCTGGCAGCAGCGAGGATCAGACCCGCGCGCTCCAGCGCGCGATCGACGAGGCCGCGCGAGCGCAGATGCCGCTGGCGCTGCCACCCGGCATCTACCGCACCGGATTGTTGCGCCTGCCAAATGGCGCACAACTGATCGGCGTGCGCGGCGCGACAAAATTCGTCTTCACCGGCGGGGCGTCGGCGATCCAGAGCGACGGCTCCGATGCAATCGGCATTTCCGGCATCACTTTTGACGGCAGCGGCATTCCGCTGCCGACGCGACGCGGGCTGATCCAGATCTTAGGCGGACGCGACGTCCGCATCACCGATTGCGCGATCACCGGCTCCGGTGGCAGCGGCATCTGGCTCGAACAAGTCTCCGGCGATATCTCGGGCAACATCTTTACCAACATCGCGGTGACGGCGGTGGTGTCGTTCGACGCCAGGGGACTCAGCGTCTCCCACAACACCATCACCGGCACCAACGACAACGGCATCGAGATCCTGCGCACCGCCATCGGCGACGACGGCACGCTGGTCACTGATAACCGCATCGAGGACATCAAGGCCGGTCCCGGCGGCTCCGGCCAGTACGGCAACGCCATCAACGCGTTCCGCGCCGGCAACGTCATCGTGCGCGGCAATCGCATCAAGAACTGCGATTACTCCGCCGTGCGCGGCAACTCGGCCTCGAACATCCACATCACCGGCAACAGCGTCAGCGACGTGCGCGAGGTCGCGCTCTATTCGGAATTCGCTTTCGAGGCCGCGGTGATCGCCAACAACATTGTGGACGGCGCCGCCGTCGGCGTCTCCGTCTGCAATTTCAACGAAGGCGGCCGCATCGCCGTGGTTCAGGGCAACATCATCCGCAATCTGATCCCGAAGCGGCCGATCGGCACCGCGCCGGATGACGATGCCGGCATCGGCATCTACATCGAGGCGGATTCATCGGTCACCGGCAACGTGATCGAGAACGCGCCGTCCTACGGCATCGTCGCCGGCTGGGGCAAATATCTCCGCGACGTCGCCATCACGGGCAACGTGATCCGCAAGGCACTGGCAGGCGTCGGCGTGTCCGTCGTGCCCGGCGCCGGCACCGCGCTCGTCAACAACAACATGATCTCGGAAACCCCGCGCGGCGCCGTGGTCGGGCTCGATCATGCGCGCGCCGTAACGTCCGACCTGTCGGCGGACGGCGCCCAGCGGTTTGCCCAATTGGTGGTCGGCGGGAATGCGGTGCGGCGGTAG